In Solanum pennellii chromosome 7, SPENNV200, the following are encoded in one genomic region:
- the LOC107025781 gene encoding epidermis-specific secreted glycoprotein EP1-like codes for MYHIKSNNKLNMSPSWPTTLLASLFLLSQIFSCIALVPLENTFKFVNEGELGPYVVEYRADYRVLSVFNNPFQLCFYNTTPNAWTLALRMGTVRSESLMRWVWEANRGNPVKENATFTFGTNGNLVLADADGRIAWQSNTANKGVTGFKLLPNGNMVLHDKKGKFVWQSFNYPTDTLLVGQTLRLSGPNKLVSRASVKKNANGPYSLVVQPRLFAVYKGNKVDVELAWFDYGNNTLESIKLNSGNQRLKLDYRFAKSTQRSSHVMAFTKYNTTLTYLRLEIDGNLKAYTFVRDEEADEFRWKVTYSRI; via the coding sequence ATGTAtcatatcaaatcaaacaacaaattaaacaTGTCTCCTTCATGGCCTACTACACTTCTTGCTTCTCTATTTCTTCTCTCccaaatattttcttgcatTGCCCTAGTTCCACTTGAAAACACCTTTAAATTCGTCAACGAAGGCGAATTAGGACCTTATGTCGTAGAATATAGAGCAGATTATCGTGTTCTTAGTGTTTTCAATAACCCGTTCCAGCTCTGTTTCTACAACACAACTCCTAATGCATGGACGTTAGCGTTGCGAATGGGCACTGTTCGTTCTGAATCACTCATGCGTTGGGTGTGGGAAGCAAACAGGGGAAACCCCGTTAAAGAAAACGCGACATTCACGTTTGGAACTAACGGAAATCTCGTATTGGCTGATGCTGACGGTCGAATCGCTTGGCAGAGCAACACGGCCAATAAGGGGGTGACAGGGTTCAAGTTGTTACCTAACGGTAACATGGTGCTGCATGACAAAAAAGGTAAATTCGTCTGGCAGAGTTTCAACTATCCCACTGACACTTTACTAGTGGGCCAAACTCTCAGATTATCCGGCCCGAATAAGCTTGTGAGCCGGGCCTCGGTGAAAAAGAATGCGAACGGGCCTTATAGCTTGGTGGTGCAGCCGAGATTGTTTGCTGTCTATAAGGGAAACAAGGTTGACGTGGAATTAGCTTGGTTCGATTATGGAAATAACACATTGGAATCGATAAAATTAAATAGCGGGAATCAAAGATTGAAATTGGATTATAGATTTGCAAAATCAACACAAAGAAGTTCACATGTGATGGCATTTACTAAATACAACACAACATTGACATATCTTAGACTTGAAATTGATGGAAATTTAAAGGCTTATACTTTCGTTAGAGATGAAGAAGCAGATGAATTCCGTTGGAAAGTAACTTACAGTAGGATTTAA
- the LOC107024521 gene encoding epidermis-specific secreted glycoprotein EP1-like produces MYHIISNNKLNMSPSWPTTLLASLFLFSQIFSCIAQVPLENTFKFVNEGELGPYVVEYQADYRVLSVFSNPFQLCFYNTTPNAWTLALRMGTVRSESLMRWVWEANRGNPVKENATLTFGTNGNLVLADADGRIAWQTNTANKGVTGFKLLPNGNMVLHDSKGKFVWQSFNYPTDTLLVGQTLRLSGPNKLVSRASVKKNANGPYSLVVQPKLFAIYNRTKLGVELAWFDFGNSTLESVKLNSGNQRLKLDYRLAKSTKRSSHVMAFTKYNTTLTYLRLEIDGNLKAHTFVRDEEADEFRWKVTYQML; encoded by the coding sequence atgtatcatatcatatcaaacAACAAACTAAACATGTCTCCTTCATGGCCTACTACACTTCTTGCCTCTCTATTTCTCTTCTCccaaatattttcttgcatTGCCCAAGTTCCACTTGAAAACACCTTTAAATTCGTCAACGAAGGCGAATTAGGACCTTATGTCGTAGAATACCAAGCAGATTATCGTGTTCTTAGTGTTTTCAGTAATCCATTCCAGCTCTGTTTCTATAACACAACTCCTAACGCATGGACACTAGCGTTACGAATGGGAACTGTCCGTTCTGAATCACTCATGCGTTGGGTGTGGGAAGCAAATAGAGGAAACCCCGTTAAAGAAAACGCGACCCTCACGTTTGGAACTAACGGAAATCTTGTATTGGCGGATGCTGACGGTCGAATCGCTTGGCAGACCAACACAGCCAATAAAGGGGTGACAGGGTTCAAGTTGTTACCTAATGGTAACATGGTGCTACATGACTCTAAAGGTAAATTCGTCTGGCAGAGTTTCAACTATCCCACTGATACTTTACTAGTGGGCCAAACTCTCAGATTGTCCGGCCCGAATAAGCTTGTGAGTCGGGCCTCGGTGAAAAAGAATGCGAACGGGCCTTATAGCTTGGTGGTGCAGCCAAAATTGTTTGCTATCTACAATAGGACTAAGTTAGGCGTGGAATTAGCTTGGTTCGATTTTGGAAACAGTACGTTGGAATCCGTGAAATTAAATAGTGGAAATCAAAGATTGAAATTGGATTATAGATTGGcaaaatcaacaaaaagaaGTTCACATGTGATGGCATTTACTAAATATAACACAACATTAACATATCTTAGACTTGAAATTGATGGAAATTTAAAGGCTCACACTTTTGTTAGAGATGAAGAGGCAGATGAATTTCGTTGGAAGGTAACTTATCAAATGCtataa
- the LOC107025784 gene encoding cytochrome P450 CYP72A219-like produces MIVTIFWCAIAITLFVCLWKVVNWVWFHPKKLEKLLRKQGLNGNSYRFLYGDMKDLTGMIKEANSKPMNMDDHDLAPRMVPFFLETIKKYGKKCFTWMGPRPQILIMDPELIKEVLSKTYVYQKPHGNPLGTLFVQGLVSYEKDKWAKHRKIINPAFHLEKLKHMLPAFYLSCSEMLSKWEDVVRVEGSHEIDVWPHLQQLTCDVISRTAFGSSYEEGRKIFELQKEQAQHFLEVIRSVYIPGWRFLPTKRNRRMKELKNDVRSSIRGIIDKRLKAMEAGNADNEDLLGILLESNFKEIELHGNKDFGMSIEEVIEECKLFYFAGAETTSVWILWTLVLLSRHPDWQERAREEVLQVLGSRKPDFDGLNHLKVVTMILYESLRLYSPITVLTRRVYEDITLGEVSLPTGVLVSLPMILLHHDKDIWGEDATKFNPERFSEGISSATKGQVTYFPFAWGPRICIGQNFAILEAKMTLCMILQSFSFELSPSYTHAPQSLVTTQPLYGAPLIFHKL; encoded by the exons ATGATAGTAACAATATTTTGGTGTGCCATAGCAATTACTTTGTTTGTGTGTCTATGGAAAGTAGTAAATTGGGTTTGGTTCCATccaaagaagttggagaaattgttGAGGAAACAAGGGCTAAATGGGAATTCTTACAGATTTTTGTATGGGGATATGAAAGATCTTACTGGGATGATTAAGGAAGCTAACTCAAAGCCTATGAATATGGATGATCATGATTTAGCACCAAGAATGGTGCCTTTCTTTCTTGAAACCATCAAGAAATATG GGAAAAAATGTTTCACATGGATGGGTCCAAGACCACAAATACTAATCATGGATCCTGAGCTTATAAAGGAAGTACTTTCGAAAACCTACGTGTATCAAAAGCCTCATGGAAATCCGTTAGGCACGTTATTCGTACAAGGATTAGTAAGCTATGAGAAAGATAAATGGGCCAAacatagaaaaatcatcaatcccGCGTTCCATCTAGAGAAGTTAAAG CATATGCTTCCAGCTTTTTACTTGAGCTGTAGTGAGATGCTGAGCAAATGGGAAGACGTTGTTCGAGTTGAAGGCTCTCATGAGATAGATGTATGGCCTCACCTGCAGCAATTGACTTGTGACGTGATCTCTCGGACAGCTTTTGGCAGTAGTTATGAAGAAGGTAGAAAgatttttgaacttcaaaaggAACAAGCTCAGCATTTTCTCGAAGTTATACGCTCAGTTTATATCCCAGGATGGAG ATTTTTGCCAACAAAGAGGAACAGAAGAATGAAGGAATTAAAAAACGATGTTCGGTCCTCAATTAGAGGTATTATCGATAAAAGATTGAAGGCAATGGAAGCAGGGAACGCGGATAATGAGGATCTATTGGGCATATTGCTGGAATCgaattttaaagaaattgaaCTGCACGGTAACAAGGATTTTGGAATGAGTATCGAAGAAGTCATTGAAGAATGCAAGCTATTCTATTTTGCTGGTGCAGAAACTACATCAGTGTGGATTCTGTGGACGCTGGTGTTGTTGAGCAGACATCCAGATTGGCAGGAACGGGCCAGAGAAGAAGTCTTGCAAGTGCTTGGGAGTCGAAAACCAGATTTTGATGGATTAAATCATCTAAAAGTT GTAACAATGATCTTGTACGAGTCGTTGAGGTTATATTCCCCAATAACAGTACTTACACGACGAGTTTATGAAGACATTACACTAGGAGAAGTATCTCTACCAACTGGTGTGCTAGTCTCATTGCCAATGATCTTATTGCATCATGATAAAGATATATGGGGTGAAGATGCAACCAAGTTCAATCCAGAGAGATTTAGTGAAGGAATATCAAGTGCAACAAAGGGTCAAGTTACATATTTTCCATTTGCTTGGGGTCCAAGAATATGCATTGGACAAAATTTTGCCATATTAGAAGCAAAGATGACTTTGTGTATGATCCTACAAAGCTTCTCTTTTGAATTGTCTCCATCCTACACACATGCTCCTCAATCCTTGGTAACCACTCAGCCTCTGTATGGTGCTCCACTTATTTTCCACAAACTATAA